One window of the Nicotiana tabacum cultivar K326 chromosome 4, ASM71507v2, whole genome shotgun sequence genome contains the following:
- the LOC142180232 gene encoding uncharacterized protein LOC142180232, which yields MFILIRFFEAGGYKWKMIIYPDGNGSEKGSEHISVYLAISETSSLPSGWEVNAMFTFFLFNQLCDNYLTVRGVNLDDNGSKDIKLLQKGEKWKDWELVYSNAWHENGRAKRRKVKAQNSKMKQRHGPLREMEEFQKSNPRPWAREARRQARIPASPIRSWIEQFRPSSALSDINTSKNDFLRVTQHL from the exons atgttcatCCTCATTCGATTCTTTGAGGCTGGTGGTTATAAATG GAAAATGATCATTTATCCTGACGGGAATGGAAGCGAAAAAGGAAGTGAACACATTTCAGTTTACTTGGCCATTTCAGAGACAAGTTCCCTACCTTCTGGTTGGGAGGTTAATGCTATGTTTACCTTCTTTCTGTTCAATCAACTTTGTGACAATTATCTTACTGTGAGAG GAGTGAACTTGGATGATAATGGATCAAAAGATATCAAATTATtgcaaaaaggagaaaaatggaaGGATTGGGAGCTTGTCTATTCTAATGCATGGCATGAAAACGGACGCGCAAAAAGGAGAAAAGTGAAGGCACAAAACAGCAAAATGAAGCAAAGGCACGGACCGCTTCGCGAAATGGAAGAATTTCAAAAGTCGAATCCGCGTCCATGGGCGCGCGAAGCGCGGAGGCAGGCGCGGATTCCAGCTTCTCCCATCCGAAGTTGGATTGAACAGTTCCGCCCCTCATCAGCCTTAAGTGATATAAATACATCAAAGAACGACTTTTTAAGGGTTACACAACATCTTTGA